Proteins found in one Geomonas subterranea genomic segment:
- a CDS encoding rod shape-determining protein, which translates to MTIFNIDQWRQHVALDVGTATTRIATGNCGIFEVPSRIGSRRALRDGVVVDPDTTVQILQPVIEKRRVFGMVKPSILGCAPSDASESERQLLTDAIMKAGAAAVSIIPEPLAAAVGASLDVSSPYAQMVVDVGDGVTDCAVFRCGKVIASYALRGGCCRMRRAIATAVASERKTTLDEEEADLLLRSYGTSAGEHPAGMTAAAALPTVLEEIADGIDIFIRDLPNDIGCDIIYSGICLTGGGALIPGLRHLLEERTGINVFTAAHPRSAVVEGARAILPVVVMLNRWK; encoded by the coding sequence ATGACTATTTTCAACATCGATCAGTGGCGACAACACGTCGCTCTTGATGTCGGCACTGCAACCACTCGTATTGCGACCGGAAACTGCGGGATCTTCGAAGTCCCCTCCCGGATCGGCTCCCGCAGGGCGCTGCGCGACGGCGTCGTCGTCGACCCGGACACGACCGTCCAAATCCTGCAGCCAGTCATCGAAAAGCGCCGTGTCTTCGGCATGGTGAAGCCGAGCATCCTCGGCTGCGCCCCCAGCGACGCCAGTGAAAGCGAGCGGCAGCTGCTGACGGATGCGATCATGAAGGCGGGGGCCGCGGCGGTGTCCATCATCCCGGAGCCGCTCGCCGCCGCCGTTGGCGCCAGCCTCGATGTTTCTTCTCCTTACGCCCAGATGGTGGTGGATGTCGGCGACGGTGTCACCGATTGTGCCGTATTCCGCTGCGGAAAAGTCATCGCCAGCTACGCCCTCCGGGGCGGCTGTTGCCGTATGCGGCGGGCCATCGCGACGGCAGTCGCGTCGGAGCGCAAAACCACGCTTGATGAGGAGGAGGCGGACCTGCTGCTGCGGAGCTACGGCACCAGCGCTGGGGAACACCCGGCGGGAATGACGGCTGCTGCCGCCCTGCCCACGGTCCTCGAAGAGATTGCCGACGGTATCGACATCTTCATCAGGGACCTGCCCAACGATATTGGGTGCGACATCATCTACAGCGGCATCTGTCTCACCGGCGGCGGCGCGTTGATACCGGGACTGCGGCACCTGCTGGAGGAGCGCACCGGCATCAACGTCTTCACCGCAGCCCACCCGCGCAGCGCCGTCGTCGAGGGTGCACGCGCCATCCTTCCGGTCGTAGTGATGCTGAACCGGTGGAAATAA
- a CDS encoding elongation factor P → MYTTNDFKKGLVIQLDGAPCVLVDVSFQSPSARGANTMVKTKYRNLITAQVLEKTFRSGDKVDEADFERHKGQFLYADGGRGIFMDLETYEQFEMEEDNFEAIAPFLLDGTEVQLGIFQERMVNVDLPMVVELVVTETAPAMKNATATAQTKEAVLETGLRLQVPPYLEAGEKIKVDTRDGRFISRA, encoded by the coding sequence ATGTACACTACCAACGATTTCAAGAAAGGCCTCGTCATCCAGCTGGACGGCGCGCCCTGCGTGTTAGTCGACGTAAGCTTTCAGTCCCCTTCGGCCCGTGGCGCCAACACCATGGTGAAGACCAAATACCGCAACCTGATCACCGCGCAGGTCCTCGAGAAGACCTTCCGTTCCGGTGACAAGGTAGACGAGGCCGATTTCGAGCGTCACAAGGGGCAGTTCCTCTACGCCGACGGCGGCCGCGGCATCTTCATGGACCTGGAGACCTACGAGCAGTTCGAGATGGAAGAGGACAACTTCGAAGCCATCGCGCCGTTTCTTCTTGACGGTACCGAAGTGCAGCTTGGCATCTTCCAGGAGCGCATGGTCAACGTGGACCTTCCCATGGTAGTCGAACTGGTGGTAACCGAGACGGCTCCCGCCATGAAGAACGCCACCGCCACCGCGCAGACCAAGGAAGCCGTCTTGGAGACAGGTCTGCGTCTGCAGGTGCCGCCGTACCTCGAGGCAGGCGAGAAGATCAAGGTCGACACCCGCGACGGTCGTTTCATCTCCCGCGCCTAG
- the hemC gene encoding hydroxymethylbilane synthase, giving the protein MALKELRIGTRASQLALWQANWVKSELEKRYPDMTVTLKKIKTIGDKILDVPLAQVGGKGLFVKEIEEAMLRGEIDIAVHSMKDVPTEFPEGLGLYCITEREDPRDAVISRNVKFLDLPQGARIGTSALRRQAQLLKVRPDLEMVIIRGNVQTRMDKLETEGLDAVILAAAGLNRLGFADQITELLPTDLSLPAIGQGALGIECNLSNEDVKDAISFFNHPDTSRAVRAERALLWRCEGGCQVPIAAYGEVTGDELKLTGFIASVDGKVSVKGVVTGPADDCEKLGVKLAEQLLSEGGHAILAEVYQREVSREKEIPV; this is encoded by the coding sequence ATGGCGCTGAAAGAGCTGAGAATAGGAACCCGCGCGAGCCAGCTCGCACTCTGGCAGGCAAACTGGGTCAAGTCCGAGCTGGAGAAACGCTACCCCGACATGACGGTCACCCTGAAGAAGATCAAGACCATCGGTGACAAGATCCTCGACGTGCCGCTGGCGCAGGTGGGCGGCAAGGGACTCTTCGTGAAGGAGATCGAAGAGGCGATGCTGCGCGGCGAGATCGACATCGCGGTGCACAGCATGAAGGACGTGCCGACCGAGTTCCCGGAAGGGCTGGGCCTTTACTGCATCACCGAGCGTGAAGATCCGCGCGACGCCGTCATCTCCCGCAACGTCAAGTTTCTCGACCTGCCGCAGGGCGCCCGCATCGGCACCTCGGCGCTTCGCCGCCAGGCGCAGCTGCTGAAGGTCCGCCCCGACCTGGAGATGGTCATCATCCGCGGCAACGTGCAGACCCGCATGGACAAGCTCGAGACCGAGGGGCTCGACGCCGTCATCCTGGCTGCCGCCGGCCTGAACCGCCTGGGCTTCGCCGACCAGATCACCGAGCTCCTGCCGACCGACCTTTCCCTGCCGGCCATCGGCCAGGGTGCGCTGGGCATCGAGTGCAACCTCTCCAACGAGGATGTGAAGGACGCCATCTCCTTCTTCAACCACCCGGACACCAGCCGCGCCGTTCGTGCCGAGCGTGCTCTTCTGTGGCGCTGCGAGGGCGGTTGCCAGGTCCCCATCGCCGCCTACGGCGAAGTGACCGGCGACGAGCTGAAGCTGACCGGTTTCATCGCCTCGGTGGACGGCAAGGTTTCCGTGAAGGGTGTGGTTACCGGCCCCGCCGACGACTGCGAGAAGCTGGGCGTGAAGCTCGCCGAGCAGCTCCTCTCCGAAGGTGGCCACGCCATCCTCGCCGAGGTGTACCAGCGTGAAGTCTCCCGGGAGAAGGAAATCCCGGTATAA
- a CDS encoding cupin domain-containing protein, translated as MAEKKGVALGEALNLVNLAGYQDGAVVSRTVIDKPVGTITAFAFDAGEGLSEHTAPYDAFVQVLDGEAEINIEGTTHTVSAGEIIIMPANKPHSLRAVKRFKMLLVMIRA; from the coding sequence ATGGCTGAGAAAAAGGGTGTGGCTCTGGGTGAGGCATTGAACCTGGTGAATCTTGCGGGCTATCAGGACGGCGCGGTGGTGAGCAGGACGGTCATAGACAAGCCTGTCGGCACGATCACAGCTTTCGCTTTTGACGCCGGTGAGGGGTTGAGCGAACACACCGCTCCGTACGATGCCTTCGTGCAGGTGCTGGACGGCGAGGCGGAAATAAATATCGAGGGGACGACGCACACCGTGTCGGCCGGGGAGATCATCATCATGCCCGCCAACAAGCCGCATTCCCTGCGTGCGGTCAAGCGCTTCAAGATGCTGCTGGTGATGATCAGGGCCTAG
- a CDS encoding ribonuclease Z, with protein MPKPFRYLEPTFFAGLFDDPLLLVRVRPTGRALLFDCGKMHHLAKRVYTSIDAIFISHAHMDHFMGMDSVIRHSHASPRTIDVFGPPGLAGRMANKFACYDWNLADTFWGNFRVNEVGANGRVTSTLYNGPEAFAATSEGERNGVLYGNRHLTVTATQCEHHIPVMAYRIDEGAAFVLDDHRMAVEGVRKGAWLKDMEKLFHDGVMERNPVRYPCEIGGSVEERLEPDAAALYQRIRKFEEPASIGYVTDVGYSGENLEQLAGLLEGVTLLVCECAFLASEQKKAELSRHLCTTQFNKLLERLRPRYVLPMHFSKTYQRGSAPLYEEIEPPPGVTVLKIPDRLTPRPIMEGEVPRPVEL; from the coding sequence ATGCCCAAACCTTTCCGCTACCTCGAACCCACCTTCTTCGCGGGTCTCTTCGACGACCCGCTGCTCCTGGTCCGGGTACGTCCCACCGGACGTGCGCTCCTCTTCGATTGCGGCAAGATGCATCACCTCGCCAAGAGAGTCTACACCTCCATCGACGCCATCTTCATAAGCCACGCCCACATGGACCATTTCATGGGGATGGATAGCGTGATCCGCCACAGTCACGCCTCGCCACGCACCATCGACGTGTTCGGCCCCCCCGGCCTTGCCGGCCGCATGGCCAACAAGTTCGCCTGCTACGACTGGAACCTCGCCGACACCTTCTGGGGTAACTTCCGTGTCAACGAGGTCGGGGCAAACGGCCGGGTCACCAGCACCCTGTACAACGGCCCGGAAGCCTTTGCCGCCACTTCCGAGGGAGAGCGTAACGGCGTGCTCTACGGCAACCGGCACCTGACCGTCACCGCCACGCAGTGCGAGCACCACATCCCGGTGATGGCCTACCGGATAGACGAGGGTGCCGCATTCGTGCTCGACGACCATCGCATGGCCGTAGAGGGGGTGCGGAAGGGGGCCTGGCTGAAGGATATGGAGAAGCTGTTCCACGACGGCGTGATGGAGAGGAACCCGGTCCGCTACCCGTGCGAGATCGGAGGGAGCGTGGAGGAGAGGCTGGAGCCGGATGCGGCCGCCCTGTACCAGCGCATCAGGAAGTTTGAAGAGCCGGCCAGCATCGGCTATGTGACTGACGTCGGGTACTCCGGGGAGAACCTGGAGCAATTGGCGGGCCTGTTGGAAGGAGTGACCCTGCTGGTGTGCGAGTGCGCATTCCTGGCGTCCGAACAGAAGAAGGCGGAGCTGTCCCGTCATCTCTGCACCACGCAGTTCAACAAGCTGCTGGAGCGCTTGCGTCCCAGGTACGTGCTGCCGATGCACTTCTCGAAGACCTACCAGAGAGGGAGTGCGCCGCTATATGAGGAGATCGAGCCGCCGCCCGGCGTCACCGTTTTGAAGATCCCCGATCGATTGACCCCGCGTCCCATCATGGAAGGCGAGGTGCCGCGGCCGGTAGAGCTATGA
- the cobA gene encoding uroporphyrinogen-III C-methyltransferase, with the protein MTVDTTKKGYVYLIGAGPGDPGLITVKGRDCLAKAQVVMYDYLANDELLRLAPKGAELIYAGKVGGEHNREQSQINDLLVQKALSGKVVARLKGGDSFIFGRGGEECEALVAEGIPFEIVPGITAAVGATSYAGIPLTHRGVTTSVAFVTGHEKKGKASSEIDWEGLSLGSGTVVFYMGVTNLPHIAQSLMDHGRAPATPVALIRWGTRPEQEVLVGTLADIAEKARVAGFKAPAITVVGEVVNLRETLRWFDNRPLFGQSVLVTRGADQAGEFTSMLEQLGAHAYCCPTIEIAAPGSYAALDEAIDALDSFHWIIFTSYNAVKYFFTRLADHGLDSRALGACRVCAVGPKTAAALAPYGIRPDLIPAEYKAEGVVAAFSELEMDGKWVLFPKGDRAREVIPEELGRLGAQVIAPVAYANHTPASIPEEALQALEERRIDCATFTSSSTVQNLAGILGENRFLHLMEGVKIASIGPITSRTCRDLGLEVHMEPAEFTLEALSREMVRYFGGK; encoded by the coding sequence ATGACCGTTGATACGACAAAAAAAGGATATGTCTACCTGATCGGTGCGGGGCCCGGCGATCCCGGTCTCATCACCGTCAAGGGACGTGACTGCCTGGCCAAGGCCCAGGTGGTGATGTACGACTACCTGGCCAACGACGAGCTGCTGCGGCTCGCTCCCAAGGGGGCGGAGCTCATTTACGCCGGCAAGGTCGGCGGCGAGCACAACCGCGAGCAGAGCCAGATCAACGACCTGCTGGTGCAAAAAGCGCTCTCCGGCAAGGTGGTGGCCAGGCTCAAGGGGGGGGACTCCTTCATCTTCGGCCGCGGCGGCGAGGAGTGCGAGGCCCTGGTGGCGGAGGGAATCCCATTCGAGATCGTCCCGGGTATCACAGCCGCTGTAGGCGCCACCAGCTACGCGGGGATTCCGCTTACCCACCGCGGCGTCACCACGTCGGTCGCCTTCGTGACCGGTCACGAGAAGAAGGGAAAGGCCTCCTCCGAGATCGACTGGGAGGGCCTTTCGCTCGGGAGCGGCACGGTGGTCTTCTACATGGGGGTCACCAACCTGCCGCATATCGCGCAGAGCCTCATGGATCATGGCCGTGCGCCGGCAACCCCGGTGGCGCTGATCCGCTGGGGCACACGCCCCGAGCAGGAGGTGCTGGTAGGGACGCTGGCCGACATCGCCGAAAAAGCGCGCGTCGCCGGGTTCAAGGCCCCCGCCATCACCGTGGTCGGTGAAGTGGTCAACCTCAGGGAGACGCTGAGATGGTTCGATAACCGCCCGCTCTTCGGGCAGTCGGTCCTGGTTACCCGCGGCGCCGACCAGGCCGGCGAATTCACCTCGATGCTGGAACAGTTGGGCGCCCACGCCTACTGCTGTCCGACCATAGAGATCGCGGCACCCGGGAGCTACGCGGCCCTTGACGAGGCGATCGACGCCCTGGACAGCTTCCACTGGATCATCTTCACCTCGTACAATGCGGTCAAATACTTCTTCACCAGGCTTGCCGATCACGGCCTCGACAGCCGGGCCCTGGGAGCCTGCCGCGTCTGCGCAGTAGGTCCCAAGACCGCCGCAGCGCTCGCCCCCTACGGCATCCGCCCCGACCTCATTCCCGCCGAGTACAAGGCCGAGGGTGTGGTGGCCGCCTTCTCCGAATTGGAGATGGACGGCAAGTGGGTTCTCTTCCCGAAAGGCGACCGCGCCCGCGAAGTGATTCCGGAAGAACTCGGGCGCCTGGGGGCACAGGTGATCGCGCCGGTGGCCTACGCCAACCATACTCCCGCGAGCATCCCGGAGGAGGCGTTACAGGCGCTGGAGGAGAGGCGCATCGACTGCGCCACCTTCACCTCCTCGTCGACGGTTCAGAACCTGGCGGGCATCCTTGGGGAAAATCGATTCCTGCACCTGATGGAAGGGGTGAAGATCGCCTCCATAGGGCCGATCACCTCCAGGACCTGCCGTGACCTCGGCCTCGAGGTGCACATGGAGCCGGCCGAGTTCACCCTGGAAGCGCTGTCGCGGGAGATGGTCAGGTACTTCGGCGGGAAATAG
- a CDS encoding nucleotidyltransferase substrate binding protein, translated as MHLNTEHFARCIKTLESSLTLLTASDPDSIEYEIYRNAVVKGFELTLETGGKLLRKALKAYTGSPREVDSLTYKDVLRHAAKHGLMEADTVERWFLYRDNRNSTAHDYGVGFAEDTLKVLPGFIVDARALEATLLERSGDAEA; from the coding sequence ATGCATCTGAACACCGAACACTTCGCTCGCTGCATCAAAACCCTGGAGAGCTCCCTCACGCTTCTCACCGCGTCTGATCCTGACAGCATCGAATACGAAATATATCGCAACGCAGTTGTCAAAGGTTTCGAGTTGACCTTGGAAACGGGCGGCAAGCTGCTCCGTAAGGCTCTGAAGGCTTACACCGGCAGCCCAAGAGAAGTCGACAGTCTCACCTACAAAGACGTTTTGCGTCATGCCGCCAAACACGGTCTGATGGAGGCCGATACTGTCGAACGCTGGTTCCTCTATCGCGACAACCGAAACAGCACTGCACATGATTATGGTGTCGGTTTTGCGGAAGATACACTGAAAGTCCTGCCCGGGTTCATCGTTGACGCCCGTGCCTTGGAGGCCACTTTGCTGGAGCGTTCAGGCGATGCCGAAGCTTGA
- a CDS encoding translation initiation factor Sui1 produces MKKTTSNSDAPVVYSCEFGRMCPGCGKPVSACACKKSSAPAGDGVVRLRRETKGRGGKTVIVITGLPLDAAALTALAGELKKRCGCGGTAKEGVIEIQGDHAEVLLAELIKRGYKAKRAGG; encoded by the coding sequence ATGAAAAAGACCACCTCCAACAGTGATGCCCCGGTAGTCTACTCCTGTGAATTCGGCCGCATGTGCCCCGGTTGCGGAAAGCCGGTCAGCGCCTGTGCCTGCAAGAAATCCTCAGCGCCCGCAGGTGACGGAGTGGTGCGCCTGAGACGCGAAACCAAAGGACGCGGCGGCAAGACCGTCATCGTCATCACAGGGCTCCCCCTCGACGCGGCGGCGCTCACGGCACTGGCGGGCGAACTGAAGAAGCGTTGCGGCTGCGGCGGGACCGCCAAGGAGGGCGTCATCGAGATCCAGGGCGACCACGCCGAGGTGCTCCTCGCCGAGTTGATCAAGCGCGGCTACAAGGCCAAACGCGCGGGAGGCTGA
- a CDS encoding nucleotidyltransferase family protein, translating to MPKLDLRPEWLEMVRQLLAVHLPDAEVLAYGSRVQGTSHDGSDLDLVARNVADLSVPQPNLFELKEALSDSNIPILVDILDWARIPESFRGEIERGGTVQVQSGKRR from the coding sequence ATGCCGAAGCTTGATTTGCGCCCTGAATGGTTGGAGATGGTTCGCCAGTTGCTGGCCGTTCATCTCCCGGATGCCGAGGTGCTTGCTTATGGCAGCCGGGTGCAGGGGACGTCCCACGACGGTAGCGATCTCGACTTGGTCGCCCGGAACGTCGCCGACCTCAGCGTACCGCAACCAAACCTTTTTGAGCTGAAAGAGGCTTTGTCCGACAGCAACATCCCCATTCTCGTCGATATCCTCGATTGGGCGCGTATTCCTGAGAGCTTCAGGGGGGAGATCGAGCGAGGCGGGACCGTGCAGGTGCAAAGCGGCAAACGTCGCTAG
- the hemA gene encoding glutamyl-tRNA reductase, whose amino-acid sequence MNIIVVGLSHKTAAVEIREKVAFSPTQMEKPLNALVALPDITEAVIVSTCNRVELYATTRDVAGGMARLKRFLAEYHNFPLETLEKHLYSYHGEEATRHVFRVASSLDSMVVGEPQILGQIKTSYGYAAEFKSSGVILNRFLHKAFSVAKRVRTETKIASSAVSVAFAAVELAKKIFGELSDKTVLLIGAGEMCELAAKHFINVGVRGVMVTNRTYERAEKLAEEFDAKPVHFEALMDHLPKADIILSSTGAPHFIIHEKDMEDVLRRRKLKPMFFIDIAVPRDIDPKVNDVENCYLYTVDDLNGVVATNLEQRKIEAAKAEAIVEQEIGQFFKWLSSLDVTPTIVALRSHFDEIRKAELAKTLSNWKDLPPGAEKKMEALTNAIMNKLLHHPTSLLKRTDQGSRNDLYVDALRHLFDLETPEQQEGMMELED is encoded by the coding sequence ATGAACATTATTGTGGTCGGGCTTTCGCACAAAACTGCCGCAGTTGAAATCCGGGAAAAGGTCGCATTCTCCCCCACCCAGATGGAGAAGCCTCTCAATGCCCTCGTGGCGCTCCCCGACATCACCGAGGCCGTGATCGTTTCCACCTGCAACCGCGTGGAGCTCTACGCCACCACCCGTGACGTCGCCGGCGGCATGGCCCGCCTGAAGCGCTTTCTTGCCGAGTACCACAACTTCCCGCTGGAGACGCTGGAGAAGCACCTGTACAGCTACCACGGTGAGGAGGCCACCCGCCACGTGTTCCGCGTCGCCTCGAGCCTCGATTCCATGGTGGTAGGCGAGCCGCAGATCCTCGGGCAGATCAAGACATCCTACGGCTACGCCGCCGAGTTCAAGAGCTCCGGCGTGATCCTGAACCGCTTCCTGCACAAGGCCTTCTCCGTCGCCAAGAGGGTGAGGACCGAGACCAAGATCGCCTCTTCGGCCGTTTCCGTCGCCTTTGCCGCGGTGGAACTGGCCAAGAAGATCTTCGGCGAGCTCTCCGACAAGACGGTCCTTCTGATCGGAGCCGGCGAGATGTGCGAACTGGCCGCCAAGCACTTCATCAACGTCGGCGTGCGCGGCGTCATGGTCACCAACCGCACCTACGAGCGCGCCGAGAAGCTGGCCGAGGAGTTCGACGCCAAGCCGGTCCACTTCGAGGCCCTGATGGACCACCTCCCCAAGGCGGACATCATCCTCTCCTCCACCGGGGCTCCCCACTTCATCATCCACGAAAAGGACATGGAGGACGTGCTCAGGCGCCGCAAGCTGAAGCCGATGTTCTTCATCGACATCGCCGTACCGCGCGACATCGACCCCAAGGTGAACGACGTGGAGAACTGCTATCTCTACACCGTCGACGACTTGAACGGCGTGGTGGCCACCAACCTTGAGCAGCGCAAGATAGAGGCGGCCAAGGCCGAGGCCATCGTCGAGCAGGAGATCGGGCAGTTCTTCAAATGGCTCTCCTCGCTGGACGTGACCCCGACCATCGTGGCACTCAGGAGCCACTTCGACGAGATCAGGAAGGCGGAACTGGCCAAGACCCTCTCCAACTGGAAGGATCTCCCTCCCGGTGCGGAGAAGAAGATGGAAGCACTGACCAACGCCATCATGAACAAGCTGCTGCACCACCCGACCAGCCTCTTGAAGAGGACCGACCAGGGGAGCCGCAACGACCTGTACGTCGACGCACTGCGCCACCTCTTCGACCTGGAGACCCCCGAGCAGCAGGAAGGCATGATGGAGCTGGAAGATTAA
- the hemB gene encoding porphobilinogen synthase, with the protein MFYPVYRARRIRGKEVFRNMVRETSVSANDLIYPMFSAFGKGIKKEISSMPGIYQQSIENIVEEAQEVYELGVPAVILFGIPEQKDAMGSDAYSETGIIQETIRAIKKSVPKLAVITDVCMCEYTDHGHCGVIKNGDVDNDETLELLAREALSHAQAGADMVAPSDMMDGRVAAIRESLDNNGFNHIPLMSYAVKYASGYYGPFREAAESTPQFGDRRSYQMDPGNRLEAIREARMDVEEGADILMVKPGLPYLDIVREVRNEFNLPTAVYNVSGEYSMVKAAAKMGWIDEDRVVMETMMSFKRAGADLILTYHSKEVAKLLRKGYEAELNGRCGCGCR; encoded by the coding sequence ATGTTCTACCCGGTGTACAGAGCGAGACGAATTCGGGGCAAGGAAGTCTTCAGAAACATGGTCAGGGAGACCTCCGTTTCCGCCAACGATCTGATCTACCCGATGTTTTCCGCCTTCGGCAAGGGGATCAAAAAAGAGATCTCGTCCATGCCGGGGATCTATCAGCAGTCCATCGAGAACATCGTCGAGGAGGCCCAGGAGGTTTACGAGCTGGGTGTTCCGGCCGTGATCCTGTTCGGCATCCCCGAGCAGAAGGACGCCATGGGGAGCGACGCCTACTCCGAGACCGGCATCATCCAGGAGACCATCCGCGCCATCAAGAAGAGCGTGCCCAAGCTCGCCGTCATCACCGACGTCTGCATGTGCGAGTACACCGACCACGGCCACTGCGGCGTGATCAAAAACGGCGACGTGGACAACGACGAGACCCTGGAGCTCTTGGCCCGCGAGGCGCTCTCTCACGCCCAGGCAGGCGCCGACATGGTCGCCCCCTCCGACATGATGGACGGCCGCGTGGCCGCGATCCGCGAGTCGCTGGACAACAACGGCTTTAACCACATCCCGCTGATGAGCTACGCGGTCAAATACGCCTCCGGCTACTACGGTCCGTTCCGCGAGGCTGCCGAATCCACCCCGCAGTTCGGTGACCGCCGCTCCTACCAGATGGATCCGGGCAACAGGCTCGAGGCGATCCGCGAGGCGAGGATGGACGTCGAAGAAGGTGCGGATATCCTGATGGTCAAGCCCGGCCTGCCGTATCTCGACATCGTGCGCGAGGTGAGAAACGAGTTCAACCTCCCCACCGCCGTGTACAACGTCTCCGGCGAGTACAGCATGGTGAAGGCCGCCGCCAAGATGGGGTGGATCGACGAGGACCGCGTGGTCATGGAGACCATGATGTCCTTCAAACGCGCCGGCGCCGACCTGATCCTGACCTACCACTCCAAAGAAGTGGCCAAGCTGCTGCGCAAGGGTTACGAGGCGGAGCTGAACGGCCGTTGCGGCTGCGGCTGCCGGTAG
- the ccsB gene encoding c-type cytochrome biogenesis protein CcsB has translation MNALLFNSTLVIYAVVTAVYLIYLLKPKESLGKTALWLTLAGFLVHCGFTLNRFIEAGHTPITNLHESLSFFSLSVVGIFLLLERRYKISILGSFMMPVALLIMAISASFSTIIPPLNPALKSKWLAVHTIMAFLGYAAFAISFGVSIMYLIQSHFLKTRRLGSMFQKLPSLDILDDISYRCLTFGFPLLTFAIISGAIWAETAWGTYWSWDPKETWSLITWFIYAALLHGRLTTGWRGRKAAMLSIFGFVIMLFTFLGVNLLLPGLHSYK, from the coding sequence ATGAACGCCTTGCTCTTCAACAGCACCCTGGTCATCTACGCGGTCGTCACCGCTGTCTACCTGATCTACCTGCTCAAGCCGAAGGAGTCCCTGGGCAAAACAGCCCTCTGGCTCACCCTGGCCGGCTTCCTCGTGCACTGCGGTTTCACCCTGAACCGCTTCATCGAGGCGGGGCACACCCCGATCACCAACCTGCACGAATCGCTCTCCTTCTTCAGTCTCTCGGTGGTCGGCATCTTCCTGCTGCTGGAAAGGCGTTACAAGATCAGCATCCTCGGCTCGTTCATGATGCCGGTGGCGCTGTTGATCATGGCGATCTCCGCCTCCTTCTCCACCATCATTCCGCCTTTGAACCCGGCCCTGAAAAGCAAGTGGCTCGCGGTCCACACCATCATGGCGTTTCTGGGGTATGCCGCCTTCGCCATCTCCTTCGGCGTCAGCATCATGTACCTGATCCAGTCGCACTTCCTGAAGACGCGCCGGCTCGGTTCCATGTTCCAGAAGCTGCCGTCGCTGGACATTCTGGACGACATAAGCTACCGCTGCCTCACCTTCGGTTTCCCGCTCCTGACCTTCGCCATCATCTCGGGCGCCATCTGGGCGGAGACCGCCTGGGGGACCTACTGGAGCTGGGATCCCAAGGAGACCTGGTCGCTGATCACCTGGTTCATCTACGCCGCCTTGCTGCACGGCAGGCTCACCACCGGTTGGCGCGGCAGGAAAGCCGCCATGCTCTCCATCTTTGGCTTCGTCATCATGCTTTTCACCTTCCTCGGCGTTAACCTGTTGCTGCCGGGGCTGCACAGCTACAAGTAA
- a CDS encoding RNA-binding S4 domain-containing protein, producing MKIDTEFIKLDSFLKAVDAVCSGGEAKIIISEGMVSVNGEVELRRGRKLRPGDKVELGGKTFPVE from the coding sequence GTGAAGATAGATACAGAATTTATCAAGTTGGACAGTTTTCTTAAGGCGGTGGATGCGGTCTGCTCCGGAGGCGAGGCGAAAATCATCATCTCGGAAGGGATGGTCTCGGTAAACGGCGAGGTGGAACTGCGCCGCGGCAGGAAGCTGCGTCCTGGCGACAAGGTGGAACTTGGAGGAAAAACGTTCCCGGTGGAATAG